The stretch of DNA TGTCCGAGCAAACTCTATCCACCGAAGCAGTCTTTATTTCACAAGAGGGGCAAAACTCATGAAAAGCGGTATGAAGAACGATATTTTAATCGTCGAAGATGAAGACGATATTCGGGATATGATTGCAGGGATACTTTCTGATGAAGGCTATCAGGTCCGCCAAGCCGCAACCAGTGAGGCGGCGCTAGAGAAGATAAAAGCCCGCGTGCCCAATCTTGTCGTGCTTGACGTCTGGCTAAAGGGTAGCTCGATGGACGGGATAGAACTGCTTGACCGCTTGAAGGTCAATAGTCCCAACCTTCCCGTGATTATCATCAGTGGTCACGGCACGGTTGAAACGGCGGTTTCGGCCATTCGTAAGGGGGCTTTTGATTATATTGTTAAACCGTTCAAGGCTGAAAAACTGCTGGTCACTGCGACTCGCGCACTGGAAAATGCGCGTCTGCGGCAGGAAAATGAAGAACTAAAAGGCCGCGCCCAGGGTGATGATACGCTGATTGGTAATTCCCCCTATATCATGCAATTGCGCCAGAAAATCACTCGAATAGCCCCAACCAATAGCCGCGTGTTAATCACAGGGCCCAGTGGTTCTGGCAAAGAATTGATTGCGCGCCATCTCCATGCTAATTCTGACCGCGCAAGCGGGCCGTTTAAGGCGGTCAATGCCGCCTCTATGGTGCCTGAACGTGTGGAAGAGGAGCTGTTTGGCTCGACCTCTGATGACGGTCAAACCAAAACAGGACTGCTAGAGAAAGCCCATAACGGCACGCTTTATTTGGACGAGGTGGCGGATATGCCGCTGGAAACTCAAGGCAAGCTTCTGCGGCTTTTGATCGAACAGCGCTTTCAGCGCTTGGGTGACAGCGACGATGTGCAAGTTGATGTGCGCGTTATAACGTCCACTTCGCGCGACTTGGAAAAAGAAGCGCGTCTGGGACGCTTTCGCGAAGATCTTTATCACCGCCTGAACGTTATGCCGCTAGAGGCCGCACCGCTGGCGGCCCGGCGCGAGGATATTCCGGATCTGGTCAAATATTTTATTGAGCGGCTGGCCAGTTCAACCGGGTTACCAGCGCGTCAAATTGGCGATGACGCAATGGCGGCGCTGCAAGCGCATGACTGGCCCGGAAATGTGCGCCAGCTTAGAAATAATGTTGAACGGTTGCTCATCCTCGCCACGGGTGATCCGACGCAGGCGATTACGCTGCAAACTCTACCGCCCGAAGTGTCGGTTGTGCGCGGATCAGGGGCGCCGCAATCGGACGAGAAAATCATTGCCATGCCGCTGCGCGACGCGCGGGAGCACTTTGAACGTGAATATCTACAAGCCCAAATTGAACGTTTTGGCGGCAACATCTCTCGCACGGCCAGTTTTGTTGGTATGGAGCGCTCTGCGCTGCATAGAAAGCTAAAATCGCTCGGCGTAAACGCGAACGGCCGCGACGCAGAGTAAGCGCCCATCTATTCCCTAGCAATCCGCGCGACCTGCGCTATATTCGGCGGGGAACAAAGGGTGAGAGCATGAGAGTTATCATTTGCGGGGCAGGGCGCGTTGGTTACGGCATTGCAGCGCGGCTGGCCGAAGAAGGCAATATGGTCACGGTTGTGGACGTTTCGCCCGAGCTTATCCGTAATATTACGACAGAATTAGATGTGCGCGGCTTTGTCGGTCACGCGGCCTATCCCGATATGTTAAAACGTGCGGGCGCAGAATCAGCCGAGATGATTATCGCTGTGACTTATTCGGACGAGGTCAATATGCTGGCCTGTCAAATTGCTCATTCCTTGTTTAATGTGCCGACAAAGATTGCACGTGTGCGGGCGCAAAATTATCTACAAAGCGAGTGGAATGATCTGTTTTCTCGCGATAACCTGCCAATCGATGTGATTATTTCGCCAGAGGTGGAAATCGGGAAATCTATTCTGCGTCGGTTGAATATGCCGGGCGCCTTTGATGTGGTGCCATTTGCCGAAGGCCGTGTACAATTGCTGGGTATAAAAATTACTGATGACACACCCATCATTGACACGCCTATTCGCCAGATCACAGATTTGTTTTCTGGCCTCCATGCTGTGGTCGTCGGGATTAAGCGCGACGGCGAGGTCTTTGCGCCAACGGGTGATGACCCGCTGACCCCGGGCGATGAGGCCTATTTTATCACGCTGGCTGAGCATGCGCAGCGCTTGCTGGAAATTATCGGTAATACAACGGTCAAAGCCCGCCAGATTGTGATTGTCGGCGGCGGCCACATTGGGGCTTATGTCGCAGGAGAGCTTGAGACAATGGCGGGTGTCCGCGCCCGCATGATTGAGCTTGATAAAAGCCGGGCGGAGAAAACAGCGGAAAATCTACGGAAGACCGTTATCTTGCATGGTGATGCCATGAATGCGCAAATCCAAGAAGAGGCAGGCGTCGCTAATGCTGAATTTGTTTTGTGCCTGACTGACGATGATAAGACCAATATCCTTACCGCAGTCCTTGCAAAAAAACTTGGCGCGAAACGTGCGGCGAGCCTGATCAACGCCGTGTCCATGCAAAATATGAAGACAGAGCTGGGTCTGGATATGATCATTGATCCGCGCGCGACAACGGTATCATCCATTCTGCGTCATGTGCGGCGGGGTCGTATCTTGGATGTTTTCTCTATCGAGGAAGGGGCCGCAGAAGTCATAGAGGGCGAGGTTCTGGAAACATCGCCGCTGTCGGGTAAGAAAATTGGGGACGCCGAGATTGGCGAAGGCATTACCATTGGCGCAGTCATTCACGCTGGCAATGTTCTGTATCCACAGCCTGATTTGGTGATACGCGCGGGTGATCGCATTGTATTGCTCGCTGAATTGGCGGCATTAAAGACAGTTGAGCAGTTATTCCGCGTTAGCTCGGATTACTTCTAGGCCGTGGCCCTTACCCGTATCCTATTATGGCTCGGAAACTCTCTGGTTCTCTGTGCGGTGATGATGGCGGTCACCGCCCTAGCGGCCGCAATTTTGGGCGAGACATCCTACGTCATGAATTTTGCAGCCTTGGCGATGGTCACAGGGGTCGTTGGTGCCGTCTTTATGCTGCTGACCTACAATACGCCCGCGCGGGAGAATAACGGCGATGCCTTAATCTTCCTTGTCTTGTTCTGGATATTGATGCCTGCTGTTACCGCTGTGCCCTATGCTGTGGGTGGGGTTAGCGCGTCTTATGCGGTCGCTTATTTTGAATCTGTTTCAGCCATTACCACCACCGGTGCCTCTACCCTATCAGCGGACGCCATGCCGCGTACAATCCTGTTTTGGCGCAGCTTGTTGCAATGGTTTGGCGGGGTTAGCGCGGCAACCTTTGCCGTTGTGATTCTGGCGGCTGTAAATCTTTCGGGAACAGGCATACACCGCTCTATGCTATTTACGCTTAAACGTGGGGAATTGTTTGAACGCCTTATCGGTATCGGACGGGTTGTGGGCGGTCTTTATTTGGGCTTATCTGTTTTGTGTTTTGTTGGTTTAATCGGCACAGGCACCCCGCCTTTTGAGGCTGTGTGCCTGTCTCTAACCTCTGTATCCACGGGCGGGTTAACACCGCGCGACGGGCCTATGGCAGCCTATGTTGGCCCCGTGGGTTCCATGGTGCTGGCGTTATTTTGTCTTGCAGGTGCCATGAGTATTGCTGTGCTTTGGGACTTCGTACGCCTTCGCGGTACACGCGGATTACAGCCTATATTTTCTAATGTCGAGCACCGCGGTGTGGTTATCATTGCGGCTATTTTAATCGTGCTGGGCGCTGTGTTTGCGCGGATCGAGAATTTAGGCACTGTCATCCCCGAAGCTATATATTTTGCCAGCGGAACAGGGTTCAACTATCACGTGATTGGCGTGGATATGATACCCGCCGCTATTTTGGTCGCGATTGCGCTCATCGGTGGAGCGGCACTGTCTACGACAGGCGGCATAAAAATTATTCGTTTGCTCCTTCTGTTCCGACATCTTGGTACGGACCTTAGTCGTCTGCCGCATCCATCGCGCATTGTCCCCGTGATTTTTCGCGGTAACATCGTACCAAATGCGGCGTTTTTATCGATATGGATGTATTTCTTCGGATTCACCTTTGCCTTTGCAGCTGGCATCGTTGCGCTTGGGGCTGTGGGTATTGATTTGGAAACAGCTGTAGCCGCCAGTGCGGCGTCGGTCGCCAATATGGGGCCACTGCTTGAGGCCACGATGACAGGCACAGAGTTTAAAGACTTTACTGTGTCGCAATTATCTGTCGCATCCGGATTAATGCTCATTGGGCGTGTTGAAGTGCTGGCAGCGTTTGCTGCATTTTTCAGCACTTTGTGGAAGCGGTAGCGCGTAACGGCGAAATTTTGCAAAAACTTCATACGCAACTGCGTCTTTTACACTCGCTACCCGTAAATAGGGTTGCTATGGCGACTAAACCATATCAAACAAGACCGAGTTCGACGCACTATGGTGGTGTCGAGACATGTGGGTAAGAGCGTCAGTAGAACGCTTCGTAATAAAAGAGGAATATTATGTCCGGTGATAGAAAACAAAACTTACAAGACACTTTTTTAAATTCAGTCCGCAAAAGCAAAACGCCTTTGACGATATTTCTGGTCAATGGTGTAAAGCTACAAGGGGTTGTCACATGGTTTGATAATTTTTGTGTGCTGCTTCGGCGTGACGGACAAATCCAATTAGTCTATAAACACGCTATCTCGACGATAATGCCCTCTGGCAATGTGTCGCTATTTGAACAGGAACAAGATGTCGATTAAAACATTAGGCGCATATGCTTGAAACAAAAACTGATCAGCTCCGCGCCCTCGTTTTACACCCCCGCCTAGAGACGGGACGTTCTGAAAATACCGATTATGATTTGGAAGAGGCCGAAGGCCTTGCCGTTGCCCTTGACGTTGAAGTCGTTGAGGCCATCATTGTGCCTGTGCGCGAAATCCGCGCCAATGAATATTTCGGCAAGGGTAAGGTTGACGAAATCAAAGCCCAAGTGAAAGGGCAAGATATTGACCTTGTCATCGTCAACGGACCGCTGAGTCCGATACAGCAGCGTAACTTAGAGAAAAAATGGAATGCCAAGATAATTGACCGCACAGGCCTGATTTTGGAGATTTTTGGTCTGCGCGCGGCGACCAAGGAAGGTCGATTGCAGGTCGAACTTGCGCGCCTCGGGTATGAACGCTCCCGTCTTGTGCGGACTTGGACCCACTTGGAACGTCAAAAAGGCGGCTCTGGCTTTCTATCTGGGCCGGGCGAAACGCAGATCGAATCCGATCGCCGCATGTTGATGGATAAAATCGCCAAGATGCAAAAGGAACTTGACCAAGTGCGCCGCACGCGCGGTCTGCAACGGCAAAAACGCCAGCGCGCGCCTGAACGTGTTGTTGCGCTGGTGGGTTATACCAATGCGGGCAAATCATCACTATTTAACCGCCTAACAGAGGGCGGGGTCATGGCCAAAGATATGCTCTTTGCGACGCTTGATACAACCCACCGCATCATGCCG from Fretibacter rubidus encodes:
- the hfq gene encoding RNA chaperone Hfq gives rise to the protein MSGDRKQNLQDTFLNSVRKSKTPLTIFLVNGVKLQGVVTWFDNFCVLLRRDGQIQLVYKHAISTIMPSGNVSLFEQEQDVD
- a CDS encoding sigma-54-dependent transcriptional regulator, yielding MKNDILIVEDEDDIRDMIAGILSDEGYQVRQAATSEAALEKIKARVPNLVVLDVWLKGSSMDGIELLDRLKVNSPNLPVIIISGHGTVETAVSAIRKGAFDYIVKPFKAEKLLVTATRALENARLRQENEELKGRAQGDDTLIGNSPYIMQLRQKITRIAPTNSRVLITGPSGSGKELIARHLHANSDRASGPFKAVNAASMVPERVEEELFGSTSDDGQTKTGLLEKAHNGTLYLDEVADMPLETQGKLLRLLIEQRFQRLGDSDDVQVDVRVITSTSRDLEKEARLGRFREDLYHRLNVMPLEAAPLAARREDIPDLVKYFIERLASSTGLPARQIGDDAMAALQAHDWPGNVRQLRNNVERLLILATGDPTQAITLQTLPPEVSVVRGSGAPQSDEKIIAMPLRDAREHFEREYLQAQIERFGGNISRTASFVGMERSALHRKLKSLGVNANGRDAE
- a CDS encoding TrkH family potassium uptake protein, with protein sequence MALTRILLWLGNSLVLCAVMMAVTALAAAILGETSYVMNFAALAMVTGVVGAVFMLLTYNTPARENNGDALIFLVLFWILMPAVTAVPYAVGGVSASYAVAYFESVSAITTTGASTLSADAMPRTILFWRSLLQWFGGVSAATFAVVILAAVNLSGTGIHRSMLFTLKRGELFERLIGIGRVVGGLYLGLSVLCFVGLIGTGTPPFEAVCLSLTSVSTGGLTPRDGPMAAYVGPVGSMVLALFCLAGAMSIAVLWDFVRLRGTRGLQPIFSNVEHRGVVIIAAILIVLGAVFARIENLGTVIPEAIYFASGTGFNYHVIGVDMIPAAILVAIALIGGAALSTTGGIKIIRLLLLFRHLGTDLSRLPHPSRIVPVIFRGNIVPNAAFLSIWMYFFGFTFAFAAGIVALGAVGIDLETAVAASAASVANMGPLLEATMTGTEFKDFTVSQLSVASGLMLIGRVEVLAAFAAFFSTLWKR
- the trkA gene encoding Trk system potassium transporter TrkA, whose protein sequence is MRVIICGAGRVGYGIAARLAEEGNMVTVVDVSPELIRNITTELDVRGFVGHAAYPDMLKRAGAESAEMIIAVTYSDEVNMLACQIAHSLFNVPTKIARVRAQNYLQSEWNDLFSRDNLPIDVIISPEVEIGKSILRRLNMPGAFDVVPFAEGRVQLLGIKITDDTPIIDTPIRQITDLFSGLHAVVVGIKRDGEVFAPTGDDPLTPGDEAYFITLAEHAQRLLEIIGNTTVKARQIVIVGGGHIGAYVAGELETMAGVRARMIELDKSRAEKTAENLRKTVILHGDAMNAQIQEEAGVANAEFVLCLTDDDKTNILTAVLAKKLGAKRAASLINAVSMQNMKTELGLDMIIDPRATTVSSILRHVRRGRILDVFSIEEGAAEVIEGEVLETSPLSGKKIGDAEIGEGITIGAVIHAGNVLYPQPDLVIRAGDRIVLLAELAALKTVEQLFRVSSDYF
- the hflX gene encoding GTPase HflX, which gives rise to MLETKTDQLRALVLHPRLETGRSENTDYDLEEAEGLAVALDVEVVEAIIVPVREIRANEYFGKGKVDEIKAQVKGQDIDLVIVNGPLSPIQQRNLEKKWNAKIIDRTGLILEIFGLRAATKEGRLQVELARLGYERSRLVRTWTHLERQKGGSGFLSGPGETQIESDRRMLMDKIAKMQKELDQVRRTRGLQRQKRQRAPERVVALVGYTNAGKSSLFNRLTEGGVMAKDMLFATLDTTHRIMPLPSGKPAVLSDTVGFIKDLPTDLITAFRATLEEVKEADLLVHVRDIADPLSDRRRDNVMDVLDTIEAGPEHGQAMIEVWNKADLLSDEDFAKVKERAVASQAMEKEMAAYLVSCLSGKGLDDVANGIETALSADDKTLNVCIPPSDYGVRAWLHANGDVLEEDNKKSGDCVMNVRLSEADMGKFRARHSALIVD